The nucleotide sequence AACATATAAGTTATCCTTTCTGGTGTGTCAGATTCTAATTGGGTGTTTATTTTAACCTGAGTTACATTTTCCACTCTAAGAGTTTCCGTTAAATGACCGCTGTTGGTATCAACTTGGTATGTAAAAATTGACCCAGTAGCACACAGACAGAGACACTATACCAGGCTTCAGAACAAGCAAGGAGAAACCAGGAACAAAAAACAATGAAAGTGAAAACGGTGAAAGGAAACTGGAGCTTGAGAACGAACAAGCTGGGTTTTCCTTACGTTTTCCTCATTtgcatcttcttcttcctcgctGGATTCTTCGGTTCTGCTCTCTTCTTTCACTCTCAGGTCAACtcattttcttccattttttcatcaattttttttataataataataacaataataataattataataataataataataataataataataataataaagtaacCGCTTGTTGAGAATTCGCAGGACGATGGACATGGCATGAGGCCGGGACCGAGGCTTCTAGAATCTACGAAGGAGGAGACGGAGTACAATCTGTTGCTGGCGGGAGAGTCCGGTGACGATTCCATTACATCGATTCCTTTTCAGGTGCGCAGTTTTGTTTCACTCAGATCCTTAACTGAACTTGTTGCCAgtgattcaattttattttttatttctgttttttaatTCCTTGCCTATTTTGTTCAAAGTCGTGGAGTTGCTTGATTAGGTGAACTTGTTTGTATTTGAgattggaatttcatggttacagcgatttattttttttttttcctgtgGGAATGGCATGTTTCCATTTAGGCCTTGTTTTTCAATTGGTATAGCTTGTATGAAATAAGTTTGTGGAATTGCAATTCTAGTTTTCTAGAATAGTTTTGCTTAAATTTTGATTTCTAGGCATTGGTATGAAGGTATTTGACTTTGGTCAGCGTTACGCTTGGGATTGTTTAATGGCAGGTTGACTCAAATTATCTCTGCTCTTTGTTGAAGAGATTGTGATATATTCTGAGTCTGCATCATATCCATAATTATGAAGTTAGTCCTTTTGTATTAACTCTCAAAAAAATGTCTTTTTacgtaaaagaaaataaatttctCTTTTGTTTGCTAGGTTTTGAGCTGGCAACCTCGAGCTCTGTATTTTCCAAATTTTGCAACTGCGGAACAATGTGAAAGTATAGTTGATATTGCAAAGGCAGGCCTCAAACCATCAACCTTGGCATTGCGCAAGGGAGAAACAGAGGAGAATACCAAGGGAATTAGAACAAGGTAGCGTGTAGGTCACTGTCTAATACTTAACTCTATTTCTGGTGGGTGATTTTGGTTATGATCTCCTAAAATAGTTTATGGACATTTGATCATCTAGTTACTTAATGTCATATCATGCCAAATCATTTCTTCTAAAAGCTTATGTTGTAAGTTCTAAGGTAGAGGGACTTACATTCACCTGTGCAGAAAAGCTTAGTGACCTGGAAACGAGGAGAATGATAGGCCCTTCTTTATCTTGAGCTGAAATTTATTGTCATAAACTATCTTCCCAAAAGCTTAAGTTTTTACGTAAAGGCACAAGAATGTTTTTATATCCTAACATGCCTCCACATGCAAAAGTCTCTTTGGATTAACGCATGGATCATGAAGAAGCTCATTTTTCCTTGTGCTGAAGTTTAACATCTATCAAGAAGAATGGGGAAAATAAGGGTTGAACTTTATAGTATACACCATTTGGTCATAGAAGTTATTGAACTTTGTTGTAAACCATCTCTCCAAAAGCTTAGTTTGATTCCTTGACAATTAGCATATATTTAGAAGAATGGGAGACCACAACTGTTGACTCTTAGACCATTTGATCATAGAGAGGCTTTGTTACTATATCATGAATCATTTCTCTTAAGTTGATAGGTTGCAATAAATAGTTTTGTGTCTAATAATGTTCTTTCTGATAAACAGCTCTGGCGTGTTTATTAGTGCTTCTGAGGATAAAACTGGGACTTTAGAGGTAATTGAAGAGAAAATTGCTAGAGCAACAATGATTCCCAGGTCTCATGGAGAGGTAACATCTCTTTTAAGCTTTGTCCATATTGCATAAAAGAAATTTTAGAAAAACCTGTAATGGTGATGAAATTATTTTTCTCACGTTTTATTGTTTTATTAAAatgatttttttccctttttgggaATTTCAAGATAACAGGTCTTGGAATACTGGTTTTCTGTTTGTAGCAAATCCAGAAACTTATCCATTACTTTTGTGATGCAAGTGAAATAAATCTAGGGTAAAATGGTGCAACTTTTGTTAATTGAATAAATATTTAAGTTTAGAACAGTAATGAGGTTGGGGTAATGAGGGAAATTCAGAGAATGGCTTTCTCAATTTACACCATTTAAAGGTAAATTGTTTCTTGTGATTGGTGAGAAATTCTATTGATTATGATATTTTACgcatgattttttttgtttttattttcattttatgttTTTTGGTATTCTGATGCAAATGTCGTTAACATGTGTTACCGCTTACCCTGACATGGGATTGTGCCTTCTGTGTTCTTATATAACACCGCAGAGTAGCATCCCCATGTTGCTGTTAAGTTCCAACTATTTTTCTCTGCTGTCTTCCATGTTTTCAACCTAACCTACCAATGGCATTTCTATGGAAGGAACAAAGTCGTTGACAAGCTAATATCACCTACCTTGATTTTTAAAACTTCTGACTTCAATAAGTCTAATCCAGAATCCTGTCTGGGCTAGGTGGTGTAGCTGTTGATCTAAATTTTTAGTTAACCATAATGTTATATTTTGTTTTTCACAGAAGAAGAAAGCAAGTCTAATCACATCTAGACCTATGGTTTATTGTGCTTAAACTATttaatatttttggggtttttcctGATCTCTATGTTATCTATAACTCAGGTGCATTATGATTTTGTTGAATCTGTAAACCTCTCTCATTTTCAGGGTGATTTTAAATTGTCTGAGGAATCACCATGTTTCAGGCATTTAATATCTTACGCTATGAGATCGGGCAGAGATATAATTCTCATTATGATGCGTTCAATCCCTCCGAATATGGCCCACAAAAAAGCCAAAGGGTATGTCTGAAGTTTTCAACATGTTTATACTTGAAATTTGGTGCAACACTCTCTGTGAATGCTCTTAATTCATCTTGAATTACTTTTACAAGTATCATACTTTGTTTTCTTAGTAGTTTGCTTTCTTTACACCTTTATCTCTTGAACTTTGCCCAAATCAAAGTGTCTTACATGATCAACCCGTGTCCTGAAAGTGATTGACAAAGTTCCACCATTGTTCCTTAAAAGGATGAGATGGCTAGCATTGATTGTATCATCAAATGACCAATGTAGTATGGTTAAGCTGAAGCCTtgtaaaagaaaacaagaaacacgatATTGATGTCATCTGTAAATAGAAGATCACGTGAAGTCTTATTAGTTCTGGAGAACCAAAATGATTTACACTTTCTATCAACTAGTGTTACAGCATGTATGCTTTCATTCAGTTGCCATACACTTATACAAAAATAAAGCTATATCCATAGCATAGCGTATTATAAGTTGTGTTGCCTACAAAGCTAACCAAATGAAAACATGCCTTTAATGAATTTGTTTCTTATGTCAGCTTTGGTTAACCCTGCAGGTGGCTTCATTTTTGTTGTATTTAACTGATGTTCAGGAAGGTGGCGAGACAATGTTCCCATTTGAGGTAATAGTTATTATGGAATGACTATTGCCATTGGATCTCAATTCACATGGCTcgcatttgttttttttttcaccgGTAGTTTGGCATTATTATTCTGCAGAATGGCTCAAACATGGACGGTAGCTACAGTTACGAGAGCTGCATTGGTCTAAAAGTAAGGCCACGCCAGGGCGATGgcctactattttattcattgttCCCTAATGGTACAATAGATCCGGTAGGTACTATCTCACCAGTTTTAATTTATTTAGCTGCCATCTGGTTAAAAGCTAAATCAACAACCCAAAAACATAATGTGAATATAGGTTCTAAACTCATCATGTCTCTTTAGAATATGTTTACAAGTTTTTTTATTTTGGAGGGAAATGGAAGAAAGGGAAGAGTTTGAAATGTGAAATGGACTAAGGTTTACAGTTCATGCCCTTCCCTTTTTCTACAACTAGAAAACTCAACACACTCTTAAGAGTCTTAGCGGCTCATCAAGCAATGACGAATCTTGAATCTACAATAATTTCATTTAGTTATATTTTAGATAAAAATTCAGCTTAGGTAGCAAAAAACCTGTTTAGCAAGTAAATTTTCCTCACTCAACAGTTATCAACGTTTCATGAGGTTACCATAAAAAAAGATGGTTATGCTTTGTGTCAGTTTTCTTATCATGTTGATAGTGTGTGTTGTGTAAACTGAATTCCAATTGTTTTGACTCATTTATCTTATTATTTGACAGACATCGCTCCATGGGAGCTGCCCTGTGATAAAAGGGGAGAAGTGGGTGGCTACAAAGTGGGTAAGGGATCAAGAACAGTATGATTAGGTTCAAACCCTTAATAAATTGATCGTTCTACTCTCCTGCCTCTTATATCTTCTGTAATATCTACATGTATGCCGTACAATTTGACTTTTATGGTCAAATGAATAATGAAGGGAAAAATTTTGGTCAGATGCTGAAATTGCATGATAGTGTAAAATTTGATGTCATGCATGCAGCATACATGATTAGTTGGTCATCAGACGCAGTGGCCTCCACCTTTCACCTTCTTCACATGATTTAAATAGGGGGTAAAAAAATTGATGTCATGCATACATAATATGAAACTTACTGGAAACCTTCTTAAAACACAGGAATAATAAGAATCTATGTCACTTGATAAGTGAAAACAGcaactttcattttttattttttaaagtacGAAGAAAAAGGGTTTTCAAGACATAACTGTCATAATCTCATGCTCTTTACCCAATCTTAATGAAATCCAGAAGGGTTGTCGTCCTATCTATATATGATTATATACTTATAGGAATCTTGAAACACTCGAAATGTACTCCATTAGGGCTCCTAATATATATGTACATGAGCGACTAATGAGAGCGGTTTTCCTTCGTCCAGCTGTTATGCTTTAAAATTTTTCCATATTATGGGTACGATGAAATacttaaataaagaaaaaatatatcgTATTAATATTAGAAATGAACGTTTATTCTGAAACACCAAACTTTTTGTTTTTgagcaaatattttaaaacaagagTATTTTATAAGAAAAGTTTCAATTCTTAGAAATTTTACTTTGTTCCTATCTCTTGTCTGGGTAGAAGGCTTTTCAGTTAGCGCAAATTCTTCTCGTATGGTGTCGGCGATCTCACACTTCACGTGACGAAGAGGAgactctgttttatctgttaaaCTGGGCGGTACTTGTGAAAAGACAATCTGGCGGATGAGTCCAGCCTCCAGTGCGAAATTTATATACGAGACAAGATCACCAATTGGTcgctgatttttttttatatggaaaGAAATGTGCTATTTGATGTTAAAATCGACGTGTAAAATAATTATACTGATATAATGTCCGAGGTAAATCATAAGCTGCTTTTGgactttggatttttttttaaatcatagaTCATAGATTGTGTTTTACGCAtgggtttaattttttttttgtttttttagaaGAACAAAAAGCaggttgcattttgaatttaaaaattatttttattcagaAGCTGCAAAATATAATTTGCGTTTTGTATGGGAGTATGGTAAAA is from Arachis ipaensis cultivar K30076 chromosome B01, Araip1.1, whole genome shotgun sequence and encodes:
- the LOC107627460 gene encoding probable prolyl 4-hydroxylase 9 isoform X2, with product MKVKTVKGNWSLRTNKLGFPYVFLICIFFFLAGFFGSALFFHSQDDGHGMRPGPRLLESTKEETEYNLLLAGESGDDSITSIPFQVLSWQPRALYFPNFATAEQCESIVDIAKAGLKPSTLALRKGETEENTKGIRTSSGVFISASEDKTGTLEVIEEKIARATMIPRSHGEAFNILRYEIGQRYNSHYDAFNPSEYGPQKSQRVASFLLYLTDVQEGGETMFPFENGSNMDGSYSYESCIGLKVRPRQGDGLLFYSLFPNGTIDPTSLHGSCPVIKGEKWVATKWVRDQEQYD
- the LOC107627460 gene encoding probable prolyl 4-hydroxylase 9 isoform X1; the encoded protein is MKVKTVKGNWSLRTNKLGFPYVFLICIFFFLAGFFGSALFFHSQDDGHGMRPGPRLLESTKEETEYNLLLAGESGDDSITSIPFQVLSWQPRALYFPNFATAEQCESIVDIAKAGLKPSTLALRKGETEENTKGIRTSSGVFISASEDKTGTLEVIEEKIARATMIPRSHGEAFNILRYEIGQRYNSHYDAFNPSEYGPQKSQRVASFLLYLTDVQEGGETMFPFEFGIIILQNGSNMDGSYSYESCIGLKVRPRQGDGLLFYSLFPNGTIDPTSLHGSCPVIKGEKWVATKWVRDQEQYD